The Fundulus heteroclitus isolate FHET01 chromosome 13, MU-UCD_Fhet_4.1, whole genome shotgun sequence genome contains a region encoding:
- the LOC118556520 gene encoding uncharacterized protein LOC118556520, whose protein sequence is MQGGDFMLSANILLSGNNYRKVALLCKFMAMGMVSESTFFRIQDAYCIEPVQEYLDKTMAEVLESLRQKDRVVVLGDGRMDSPGHCAQFCTYTTIEQDSRDIFHIVSVDKRETNRNSVIMEKECFICTMEALLPELAIKEVVTDAYPQISALLNPECGKYKAWGIQHSLDIWHAAKSLSKKLRRVGTVKNQTDIEAWIKDIVNHFWYCSKHAVTEEQFKMMWVGVLHHVRDEHSWATGCCQHEPLEEGSQEKPWIKPGSAAHKALAGVVLDK, encoded by the exons ATGCAGGGTGGTGACTTCATGCTGTCTGCCAACATTCTCCTGTCTGGCAACAACTACAGGAAAGTAGCATTGCTGTGCAAGTTTATGGCGATGGGGATGGTCTCAGAGTCAACTTTCTTCAGGATACAAGATGCCTACTGCATCGAGCCAGTGCAAGAGTACCTGGACAAAACCATGGCAGAAGTCTTGGAAAGTCTTCGACAAAAGGACCGCGTTGTTGTCCTAG GTGATGGCAGAATGGACTCCCCTG GTCATTGTGCACAGTTTTGCACATACACCACCATAGAGCAAGACTCCAGAGACATTTTCCACATCGTCTCTGTTGATAAGCGAGAAACCAATAGGAACTCAGTCATCATGGAGAAGGAGTGCTTTATTTGTACAATGGAAGCTCTCCTTCCAGAGCTTGCTATCAAGGAAGTTGTCACTGATGCCTACCCACAGATCAGTGCATTGTTGA atccAGAGTGTGGTAAATACAAAGCATGGGGGATCCAACACTCACTGGATATATGGCATGCAGCTAAAAGTCTAAGCAAGAAGCTTCGACGG GTTGGGACTGTAAAAAATCAAACAGATATTGAAGCCTGGATCAAGGACATTGTTAATCACTTTTGGTACTGCAGTAAGCATGCTGTAACTGAGGAGCAGTTCAAG atgatgtgggTTGGCGTGCTACACCACGTACGGGACGAACACTCTTGGGCAACTGGGTGCTGTCAGCACGAGCCACTGGAGGAAGGCAGCCAGGAGAAGCCATGGATCAAACCAG gttctgctgctcaCAAGGCATTGGCTGGAGTTGTGCTCGACAAGTGA